One window of the Saccopteryx bilineata isolate mSacBil1 chromosome 2, mSacBil1_pri_phased_curated, whole genome shotgun sequence genome contains the following:
- the CXCL16 gene encoding C-X-C motif chemokine 16 isoform X1, whose protein sequence is MKQGGGPQSLLLLLLLLAQLTRPGTGNEGSSTGSCYCDKTFSSASPPTVKFMKQLRRRLENYTQCITFVRFQLPLQTVCGGSKDQWVTELMSCFDRRDCGCAYSGRLLHPEHLTPPSTQVPEPTEWAAAQTYLPPTLQSTQQATLPAGTLPLDRELTHANEITTSAVGHSREAGENQKQMEENVVPTAGTPVIVPVLSLLAVSFILTAVLLTVVCKRRSKKSLQYTPAPHRAISTWSPLLQTTLQGEACTTCLCTELPAI, encoded by the exons ATGAAGCAGGGCGGGGGACCccagtccctcctcctcctcctcctcctgctagCGCAGCTGACTCGGCCAG GCACTGGCAACGAGGGCAGCAGCACTGGAAGTTGTTACTGcgataaaacattttcttctgcctcccctccaacGGTTAAATTCATGAAGCAGCTCCGAAGACGTCTGGAAAACTATACGCAGTGCATTACTTTCGTCAG GTTCCAGCTACCTCTCCAGACTGTGTGTGGGGGCAGCAAAGACCAGTGGGTGACTGAATTGATGAGCTGCTTTGATCGCAGAG ATTGTGGATGTGCATACTCTGGGAGATTGCTCCACCCGGAACATTTAACTCCCCCCAGCACCCAGGTTCCTGAGCCCACAGAATGGGCAGCTGCCCAGACATACCTGCCACCCACCCTGCAGTCTACCCAGCAGGCCACACTTCCAGCAGGAACACTGCCCTTGGACAGAGAGCTCACCCATGCTAATGAAATCACTACTTCCGCTGTGGGCCACAGTCGGGAGGCTGGGGAGAACCAGAAGCAGATGGAAGAAAATGTGGTTCCTACAGCTGGGACACCTGTCATTGTGCCAGTACTGTCGCTCTTGGCTGTCAGCTTCATCCTCACTGCAGTCCTCCTCACTGTGGTGTGTAAGAGGAGAAGTAAGAAGTCACTGCAGTACACTCCAG CCCCTCACAGAGCCATTTCTACATGGAGTCCTCTCCTGCAAACTacacttcagggagaagcctgcactacCTGCCtctgcactgaactgcctgccaTCTGA
- the CXCL16 gene encoding C-X-C motif chemokine 16 isoform X2 has protein sequence MKQGGGPQSLLLLLLLLAQLTRPGTGNEGSSTGSCYCDKTFSSASPPTVKFMKQLRRRLENYTQCITFVRFQLPLQTVCGGSKDQWVTELMSCFDRRDCGCAYSGRLLHPEHLTPPSTQVPEPTEWAAAQTYLPPTLQSTQQATLPAGTLPLDRELTHANEITTSAVGHSREAGENQKQMEENVVPTAGTPVIVPVLSLLAVSFILTAVLLTVVCKRRSKKSLQYTPDLQLQYIPVALDSNTWARNGSL, from the exons ATGAAGCAGGGCGGGGGACCccagtccctcctcctcctcctcctcctgctagCGCAGCTGACTCGGCCAG GCACTGGCAACGAGGGCAGCAGCACTGGAAGTTGTTACTGcgataaaacattttcttctgcctcccctccaacGGTTAAATTCATGAAGCAGCTCCGAAGACGTCTGGAAAACTATACGCAGTGCATTACTTTCGTCAG GTTCCAGCTACCTCTCCAGACTGTGTGTGGGGGCAGCAAAGACCAGTGGGTGACTGAATTGATGAGCTGCTTTGATCGCAGAG ATTGTGGATGTGCATACTCTGGGAGATTGCTCCACCCGGAACATTTAACTCCCCCCAGCACCCAGGTTCCTGAGCCCACAGAATGGGCAGCTGCCCAGACATACCTGCCACCCACCCTGCAGTCTACCCAGCAGGCCACACTTCCAGCAGGAACACTGCCCTTGGACAGAGAGCTCACCCATGCTAATGAAATCACTACTTCCGCTGTGGGCCACAGTCGGGAGGCTGGGGAGAACCAGAAGCAGATGGAAGAAAATGTGGTTCCTACAGCTGGGACACCTGTCATTGTGCCAGTACTGTCGCTCTTGGCTGTCAGCTTCATCCTCACTGCAGTCCTCCTCACTGTGGTGTGTAAGAGGAGAAGTAAGAAGTCACTGCAGTACACTCCAG ATTTGCAGCTTCAATATATACCTGTGGCACTAGACTCCAACACTTGGGCTAGGAACGGAAGCCTGTGA
- the MED11 gene encoding mediator of RNA polymerase II transcription subunit 11 → MATYSLANERLRALEDIEREIGAILQNAGTVILELSKEKTNERLLDRQAAAFTASVQHVEAELSAQIRYLTQVATGQPHEGSSYSSRKDCQMALKRVDYARLKLGDVARTCEQMLEN, encoded by the exons ATGGCTACCTACAGCCTGGCAAATGAGCGACTACGTGCCCTGGAAGACATCGAAAGAGAAATCGGTGCCATTCTTCAGAATGCAG GTACTGTGATCCTGGAACTTTCCAAGGAAAAAACCAATGAGCGGCTGCTAGACCGGCAAGCGGCGGCTTTCACGGCTTCTGTGCAACACGTCGAGGCGGAGCTGTCGGCTCAAATTCGCTACCTAACCCAG GTAGCTACAGGGCAGCCCCATGAGGGCTCCAGCTACTCTTCAAGGAAGGACTGTCAGATGGCCCTGAAGCGAGTGGACTATGCTCGCCTCAAGCTTGGTGATGTAGCCCGTACCTGTGAGCAGATGCTGGAAAACTAA